The proteins below are encoded in one region of Oncorhynchus tshawytscha isolate Ot180627B linkage group LG04, Otsh_v2.0, whole genome shotgun sequence:
- the LOC112249540 gene encoding tight junction protein ZO-2-like isoform X2, whose protein sequence is MMLTHTPVLVLVLSPCVCVMKKLSRFISHASKVLLHQLESSGMEETVWEQYTVNLQRDSKMGFGIAVSGGRDNPNVENGEMSIIVSDVLQGGPADGLLFENDRVIQVNSILMDNVPHSFAVQQLRKCGKTAKITVKRPRKVALHSLKHPPSPGAESRDFGSTRYYDADDNQSDGGWHRGNGGPGYNREPRDLTPDNKSYLDPNYGNRGRSRGRSKERASPSPELHHDNSSGRALDREPPSPERPQYSRERSRGRSMDRERRGGGGSPGGRSYSRGDSYERGGGRYGDGGGTGGRMVKSKSRDNLREPPRSPSPDLPRGGARDLEPLEKPVNVLLVKNRPNEEYGLRLGSQIFIKEMTSTGLAAKDGNLQEGDIILKINGTVTENLSLNDAGKLIEKSRGKLQLVVQRDRRQILIRIPPLVDSDSEPDDISELESYSPQEDRRSRQSDLSSQSSNERENPRPLTSLEDSPRVAKMSAMASPFRVPPLQDPNAPGPAILTSEGLPRLDEQPASAKITPKILLRPSPEDEELYGANTVMVSFQKGDSVGLRLAGGNDVGIFIAGIQEGSPAEEEGLRTGDQIMKVNSVDFRGIVREEAVLFLLEIPKGEDVTILAQSKPDVYNDILVSGRGDSFFIRTHFEYEREAPQSLAFSRGEIFKVVDTLYDGKLGNWLAIRTGKDKQLLEKGIIPNKSRADQMASVQNSHKAAGTDRADFWRLRGQRAAKRKELRKSREDVSATPIATRFPAYERVVLREAGFRRPVVLFGPIADAANDKLANELPDLFVIAKTEPKDAGSEKSSGVVRLNTIRQIIEQDKHALLDVTPKAVDTLNYTQWYPIVIFFNPDSKPGVKAMRQRVIPGSNRSARKLYEQAVKLRKTCSHLFTATIDVNSANDAWYGSVKDSIREQQTQAVWVSEGKLDWTEMDLDLHDDRMSYLSAMSADYLSMDSRLASDYDDTADEGGAYTDNELDNEPADQLHVSAISRSSEPVLAEEILRRCSPEIRGRVRRVGSREVLSSASPPPAFVPDPPKVKLLFRDEVVPPIGSYEPPSRGYDSHSSSPASDPPPLTRTLNSFGKAKPLAPPPIAIKPSYNTQDTTCSTAPNTAAFRGPEEPGESPEDPSLKSFLGKIKAFEKMDHFARTQRMLELQEAQNARLEIAQKHPDIYAVPVKTQKLDHSRPQPIGSSSRPDPQTPPSKLPYSESCGFYPSEEEEYRRQLADHTKRGYYQTNNQKYQDTEL, encoded by the exons GACTCCAAGATGGGGTTTGGTATCGCTGTGTCGGGGGGGCGGGACAACCCCAACGTGGAGAATGGCGAGATGTCAATCATCGTGTCAGATGTCTTGCAGGGAGGACCAGCTGATGGACTACTGTT TGAAAATGACCGTGTGATCCAAGTCAACTCCATCCTCATGGACAACGTGCCTCATTCCTTCGCTGTGCAGCAGCTACGCAAATGTGGGAAGACCGCCAAGATA ACGGTGAAGAGACCTCGGAAGGTGGCTCTCCACTCCCTGaaacaccctccctcccctggtGCCGAGAGTCGAGACTTCGGCTCCACCCGCTACTATGATGCCGATGACAACCAGAGCGACGGGGGCTGGCATCGTGGCAATGGTGGTCCTGGTTACAACCGCGAGCCTCGCGACCTCACCCCCGACAACAAGAGCTACCTGGACCCCAACTACGGCAACCGGGGGAGAAGCCGGGGGAGGAGCAAAGAGAGGGCGTCGCCAAGCCCAGAGCTTCACCACGACAACAGCAGTGGGCGGGCCTTGGACCGGGAGCCTCCCAGTCCAGAGAGGCCACAGTATTCACGGGAACGCAGCCGGGGGAGGAGCATGGACCGGGAGAgacgagggggaggaggaagtcCAGGTGGGAGGAGCTACAGCCGGGGAGACAGCTACGAGCGAGGAGGGGGGAGGTACGGGGATGGGGGAGGTACCGGGGGAAGGATGGTGAAGAGTAAAAGTAGAGACAACCTCCGTGAGCCGCCCCGTTCGCCCTCTCCTGACCTCCCCCGAGGAGGAGCTAGAGACCTGGAGCCCCTGGAGAAACCTGTTAACGTCCTGCTGGTCAAGAACAGACCCAACGAAG agTATGGTCTGCGTCTGGGCAGTCAGATATTCATCAAGGAGATGACCAGTACAGGACTGGCTGCCAAGGATGGAAACCTACAGGAGGGAGACATTATCCTCAAG ATCAATGGGACAGTAACAGAGAACCTGTCTCTGAACGATGCAGGGAAGCTCATAGAGAAGTCTAGAGGAAAACTCCAACTGGTCGTCCAGAGAGACCGCCGCCAGATCCTCATCCGTATCCCGCCCCTCGTAGACTCCGACTCCGAACCTGATG atatctcaGAGCTGGAGTCCTACTCCCCACAGGAGGACCGTAGATCTCGCCAGTCGGACCTATCTTCCCAGTCCTCCAACGAGAGAGAGAACCCCag ACCTCTAACTAGCCTGGAAGACTCTCCCAGGGTAGCCAAGATGTCTGCCATGGCCTCGCCCTTTAGGGTGCCCCCCCTACAGGACCCAAACGCCCCGGGCCCTGCCATACTGACCTCAGAGGGGCTGCCACGCCTCGACGAGCAACCAG CGTCAGCAAAGATTACTCCTAAGATTCTGCTACGCCCCAGCCCAGAGGATGAAGAGCTCTATGG CGCTAACACAGTGATGGTGAGTTTCCAGAAGGGGGACAGTGTGGGCCTGAGGCTGGCGGGGGGTAACGATGTGGGCATCTTCATCGCAGGCATCCAGGAGGGTAGTCCTGCCGAGGAGGAGGGGCTACGCACAGGAGACCAAATCATGAAG gtgaatAGCGTTGACTTCCGAGGCATCGTGAGAGAAGAGGCTGTTCTGTTCCTGTTGGAGATTCCTAAAGGAGAGGACGTCACCATACTGGCCCAGAGTAAACCTGATG tctacAATGACATCCTGGTATCTGGTCGAGGGGACTCGTTCTTTATCAGGACTCATTTTGAGTATGAGCGGGAGGCTCCCCAGAGCCTGGCCTTCTCCAGAGGGGAGATCTTCAAAGTGGTGGACACTCTCTACGATGGCAAGCTGGGCAACTGGCTGGCCATCCGCACCGGCAAGGACAAACAGCTGCTGGAGAAAGGCATCATCCCCAATAAGAGCAG ggctGATCAGATGGCGAGCGTACAGAACTCCCATAAGGCTGCTGGCACGGACCGTGCCGACTTCTGGCGTCTGAGAGGTCAAAGGGCAGCCAAGAGGAAGGAGCTGAGGAAGAGCAGAGAGGATGTCAGCGCTACACCCATCGCTACACGCTTCCCTGCGTACGAGAGAGTCGTGCTCAGAGAGG CTGGTTTCAGACGTCCTGTGGTTCTGTTTGGTCCTATAGCTGATGCAGCCAATGACAAGCTAGCCAACGAGCTGCCTGACCTGTTTGTCATCGCCA AAACGGAGCCTAAAGATGCCGGGTCGGAGAAATCCTCAGGAGTGGTGAGACTTAACACCATCCGCCAGATCATTGAGCAG GACAAGCATGCCCTGCTGGATGTGACTCCCAAGGCGGTGGACACTCTGAACTACACCCAGTGGTACCCCATCGTCATCTTCTTCAACCCAGACAGTAAACCAGGGGTTAAGGCCATGAGGCAGAGGGTGATACCTGGTTCCAACCGCAGCGCTAGGAAACTATATGAACAGGCTGTCAAACTGAGGAAGACCTGTTCTCACCTATTCACTG CTACTATTGATGTGAACTCGGCCAACGATGCGTGGTATGGCAGTGTGAAGGACTCTATCAGGGAGCAGCAGACTCAGGCTGTATGGGTGTCTGAGGGGAAG CTGGACTGGACGGAGATGGACCTTGATCTCCATGACGACCGCATGTCATACCTGTCAGCCATGTCAGCCGACTACCTGAGCATGGACAGCCGATTGGCCAGCGACTACGATGACACGGCGGATGAGGGTGGGGCTTACACGGATAACGAGCTGGACAACGAGCCGGCTGACCAACTGCACGTGTCCGCTATCAGCCGCTCCTCTGAGCCCGTGCTGGCAGAGGAG ATCCTGCGCAGGTGTAGTCCAGAGATCCGTGGTCGTGTCAGGAGGGTGGGCAGCAGGGAGGTGCTCAGCAGCGCCAGCCCACCCCCCGCGTTTGTACCTGACCCCCCcaag gTAAAGCTGCTGTTCAGGGATGAGGTAGTCCCTCCCATAGGGTCATACGAGCCCCCCAGCCGAGGCTACGACTCCCACTCCTCCAGCCCTGCCAGcgatccccctcctctcactcgcACCCTTAACTCATTTGGCAAGGCCAAGCCACTGGCACCTCCCCCCATCGCCATCAAACCTTCCTATAATACCCAGGACACCACCTGCAGCACGGCCCCAAACACAGCGGCCTTTAGGGGCCCGGAGGAGCCAGGGGAGAGCCCTGAGGACCCCAGCCTCAAGTCGTTCCTGGGGAAGATCAAGGCCTTTGAGAAGATGGACCACTTTGCACGCACTCAGAGGATGCTGGAGCTGCAGGAGGCCCAGAACgccagg TTGGAGATAGCTCAGAAGCACCCAGACATCTATGCTGTCCCTGTGAAGACCCAGAAACTGGATCACAGCCGGCCTCAGCCTATAGG ttccAGCTCGCGTCCTGACCCCCAGACCCCTCCCTCCAAGCTGCCATACTCTGAGAGTTGTGGGTTCTACCCCAGCGAAGAGGAAGAGTACCGACGCCAGCTGGCAGACCACACCAAGAGAGGCTACTACCAGACCAACAACCAGAAATACCAGGACACAGAACTTTAG
- the LOC112249540 gene encoding tight junction protein ZO-2-like isoform X3 yields MNLDCLQLGDWCSGARGGPWLRHTEEDQGGGGGGRGKRSAAGGQPRLEVPLLGGPWLNSEELRSSVVVLYAPAGNTCFLRLSSGMEETVWEQYTVNLQRDSKMGFGIAVSGGRDNPNVENGEMSIIVSDVLQGGPADGLLFENDRVIQVNSILMDNVPHSFAVQQLRKCGKTAKITVKRPRKVALHSLKHPPSPGAESRDFGSTRYYDADDNQSDGGWHRGNGGPGYNREPRDLTPDNKSYLDPNYGNRGRSRGRSKERASPSPELHHDNSSGRALDREPPSPERPQYSRERSRGRSMDRERRGGGGSPGGRSYSRGDSYERGGGRYGDGGGTGGRMVKSKSRDNLREPPRSPSPDLPRGGARDLEPLEKPVNVLLVKNRPNEEYGLRLGSQIFIKEMTSTGLAAKDGNLQEGDIILKINGTVTENLSLNDAGKLIEKSRGKLQLVVQRDRRQILIRIPPLVDSDSEPDDISELESYSPQEDRRSRQSDLSSQSSNERENPRPLTSLEDSPRVAKMSAMASPFRVPPLQDPNAPGPAILTSEGLPRLDEQPASAKITPKILLRPSPEDEELYGANTVMVSFQKGDSVGLRLAGGNDVGIFIAGIQEGSPAEEEGLRTGDQIMKVNSVDFRGIVREEAVLFLLEIPKGEDVTILAQSKPDVYNDILVSGRGDSFFIRTHFEYEREAPQSLAFSRGEIFKVVDTLYDGKLGNWLAIRTGKDKQLLEKGIIPNKSRADQMASVQNSHKAAGTDRADFWRLRGQRAAKRKELRKSREDVSATPIATRFPAYERVVLREAGFRRPVVLFGPIADAANDKLANELPDLFVIAKTEPKDAGSEKSSGVVRLNTIRQIIEQDKHALLDVTPKAVDTLNYTQWYPIVIFFNPDSKPGVKAMRQRVIPGSNRSARKLYEQAVKLRKTCSHLFTATIDVNSANDAWYGSVKDSIREQQTQAVWVSEGKLDWTEMDLDLHDDRMSYLSAMSADYLSMDSRLASDYDDTADEGGAYTDNELDNEPADQLHVSAISRSSEPVLAEEILRRCSPEIRGRVRRVGSREVLSSASPPPAFVPDPPKVKLLFRDEVVPPIGSYEPPSRGYDSHSSSPASDPPPLTRTLNSFGKAKPLAPPPIAIKPSYNTQDTTCSTAPNTAAFRGPEEPGESPEDPSLKSFLGKIKAFEKMDHFARTQRMLELQEAQNARVVGDSSEAPRHLCCPCEDPETGSQPASAYRFQLAS; encoded by the exons GACTCCAAGATGGGGTTTGGTATCGCTGTGTCGGGGGGGCGGGACAACCCCAACGTGGAGAATGGCGAGATGTCAATCATCGTGTCAGATGTCTTGCAGGGAGGACCAGCTGATGGACTACTGTT TGAAAATGACCGTGTGATCCAAGTCAACTCCATCCTCATGGACAACGTGCCTCATTCCTTCGCTGTGCAGCAGCTACGCAAATGTGGGAAGACCGCCAAGATA ACGGTGAAGAGACCTCGGAAGGTGGCTCTCCACTCCCTGaaacaccctccctcccctggtGCCGAGAGTCGAGACTTCGGCTCCACCCGCTACTATGATGCCGATGACAACCAGAGCGACGGGGGCTGGCATCGTGGCAATGGTGGTCCTGGTTACAACCGCGAGCCTCGCGACCTCACCCCCGACAACAAGAGCTACCTGGACCCCAACTACGGCAACCGGGGGAGAAGCCGGGGGAGGAGCAAAGAGAGGGCGTCGCCAAGCCCAGAGCTTCACCACGACAACAGCAGTGGGCGGGCCTTGGACCGGGAGCCTCCCAGTCCAGAGAGGCCACAGTATTCACGGGAACGCAGCCGGGGGAGGAGCATGGACCGGGAGAgacgagggggaggaggaagtcCAGGTGGGAGGAGCTACAGCCGGGGAGACAGCTACGAGCGAGGAGGGGGGAGGTACGGGGATGGGGGAGGTACCGGGGGAAGGATGGTGAAGAGTAAAAGTAGAGACAACCTCCGTGAGCCGCCCCGTTCGCCCTCTCCTGACCTCCCCCGAGGAGGAGCTAGAGACCTGGAGCCCCTGGAGAAACCTGTTAACGTCCTGCTGGTCAAGAACAGACCCAACGAAG agTATGGTCTGCGTCTGGGCAGTCAGATATTCATCAAGGAGATGACCAGTACAGGACTGGCTGCCAAGGATGGAAACCTACAGGAGGGAGACATTATCCTCAAG ATCAATGGGACAGTAACAGAGAACCTGTCTCTGAACGATGCAGGGAAGCTCATAGAGAAGTCTAGAGGAAAACTCCAACTGGTCGTCCAGAGAGACCGCCGCCAGATCCTCATCCGTATCCCGCCCCTCGTAGACTCCGACTCCGAACCTGATG atatctcaGAGCTGGAGTCCTACTCCCCACAGGAGGACCGTAGATCTCGCCAGTCGGACCTATCTTCCCAGTCCTCCAACGAGAGAGAGAACCCCag ACCTCTAACTAGCCTGGAAGACTCTCCCAGGGTAGCCAAGATGTCTGCCATGGCCTCGCCCTTTAGGGTGCCCCCCCTACAGGACCCAAACGCCCCGGGCCCTGCCATACTGACCTCAGAGGGGCTGCCACGCCTCGACGAGCAACCAG CGTCAGCAAAGATTACTCCTAAGATTCTGCTACGCCCCAGCCCAGAGGATGAAGAGCTCTATGG CGCTAACACAGTGATGGTGAGTTTCCAGAAGGGGGACAGTGTGGGCCTGAGGCTGGCGGGGGGTAACGATGTGGGCATCTTCATCGCAGGCATCCAGGAGGGTAGTCCTGCCGAGGAGGAGGGGCTACGCACAGGAGACCAAATCATGAAG gtgaatAGCGTTGACTTCCGAGGCATCGTGAGAGAAGAGGCTGTTCTGTTCCTGTTGGAGATTCCTAAAGGAGAGGACGTCACCATACTGGCCCAGAGTAAACCTGATG tctacAATGACATCCTGGTATCTGGTCGAGGGGACTCGTTCTTTATCAGGACTCATTTTGAGTATGAGCGGGAGGCTCCCCAGAGCCTGGCCTTCTCCAGAGGGGAGATCTTCAAAGTGGTGGACACTCTCTACGATGGCAAGCTGGGCAACTGGCTGGCCATCCGCACCGGCAAGGACAAACAGCTGCTGGAGAAAGGCATCATCCCCAATAAGAGCAG ggctGATCAGATGGCGAGCGTACAGAACTCCCATAAGGCTGCTGGCACGGACCGTGCCGACTTCTGGCGTCTGAGAGGTCAAAGGGCAGCCAAGAGGAAGGAGCTGAGGAAGAGCAGAGAGGATGTCAGCGCTACACCCATCGCTACACGCTTCCCTGCGTACGAGAGAGTCGTGCTCAGAGAGG CTGGTTTCAGACGTCCTGTGGTTCTGTTTGGTCCTATAGCTGATGCAGCCAATGACAAGCTAGCCAACGAGCTGCCTGACCTGTTTGTCATCGCCA AAACGGAGCCTAAAGATGCCGGGTCGGAGAAATCCTCAGGAGTGGTGAGACTTAACACCATCCGCCAGATCATTGAGCAG GACAAGCATGCCCTGCTGGATGTGACTCCCAAGGCGGTGGACACTCTGAACTACACCCAGTGGTACCCCATCGTCATCTTCTTCAACCCAGACAGTAAACCAGGGGTTAAGGCCATGAGGCAGAGGGTGATACCTGGTTCCAACCGCAGCGCTAGGAAACTATATGAACAGGCTGTCAAACTGAGGAAGACCTGTTCTCACCTATTCACTG CTACTATTGATGTGAACTCGGCCAACGATGCGTGGTATGGCAGTGTGAAGGACTCTATCAGGGAGCAGCAGACTCAGGCTGTATGGGTGTCTGAGGGGAAG CTGGACTGGACGGAGATGGACCTTGATCTCCATGACGACCGCATGTCATACCTGTCAGCCATGTCAGCCGACTACCTGAGCATGGACAGCCGATTGGCCAGCGACTACGATGACACGGCGGATGAGGGTGGGGCTTACACGGATAACGAGCTGGACAACGAGCCGGCTGACCAACTGCACGTGTCCGCTATCAGCCGCTCCTCTGAGCCCGTGCTGGCAGAGGAG ATCCTGCGCAGGTGTAGTCCAGAGATCCGTGGTCGTGTCAGGAGGGTGGGCAGCAGGGAGGTGCTCAGCAGCGCCAGCCCACCCCCCGCGTTTGTACCTGACCCCCCcaag gTAAAGCTGCTGTTCAGGGATGAGGTAGTCCCTCCCATAGGGTCATACGAGCCCCCCAGCCGAGGCTACGACTCCCACTCCTCCAGCCCTGCCAGcgatccccctcctctcactcgcACCCTTAACTCATTTGGCAAGGCCAAGCCACTGGCACCTCCCCCCATCGCCATCAAACCTTCCTATAATACCCAGGACACCACCTGCAGCACGGCCCCAAACACAGCGGCCTTTAGGGGCCCGGAGGAGCCAGGGGAGAGCCCTGAGGACCCCAGCCTCAAGTCGTTCCTGGGGAAGATCAAGGCCTTTGAGAAGATGGACCACTTTGCACGCACTCAGAGGATGCTGGAGCTGCAGGAGGCCCAGAACgccagggtgg TTGGAGATAGCTCAGAAGCACCCAGACATCTATGCTGTCCCTGTGAAGACCCAGAAACTGGATCACAGCCGGCCTCAGCCTATAGG ttccAGCTCGCGTCCTGA